A single Anopheles arabiensis isolate DONGOLA chromosome X, AaraD3, whole genome shotgun sequence DNA region contains:
- the LOC120905520 gene encoding uncharacterized protein LOC120905520 — protein MKSSAVKFCAILLIMLSSVVVHTDCCSSRSMPKSRPRPVSHFRGVMTSATTTFTVIRPDATSSSNNREPPDTASTGMDSRLTGSGGGPGTGGLGRGISTNGGKANDHQQQQQQQQRNGDGTVIEPPTGRRDDPSGRGNEKDQLLMRMGKCSQLFEENYCLNGGKCYNFTIANSTMPTCECADGFMGERCESKYLDGTYLSMRKPKIHIETASMYYGAFLAMMVVLAVFYYLHWLNHCR, from the exons ATGAAATCAAGTGCAGTAAAATTTTGTGCTATACTATTAATTATGCTGTCATCAGTTGTGGTTCACACAG ACTGCTGTTCTAGCAGATCGATGCCAAAATCAAGACCTCGGCCAGTGTCACACTTTCGCGGTGTGATGAcgtccgccaccaccaccttcacgGTGATCCGGCCGGATGCGACCTCCTCGTCGAACAACCGGGAACCGCCGGACACGGCGTCGACGGGGATGGACTCGCGTCTTACCGGCAGCGGTGGCGGACCGGGCACTGGCGGCCTCGGCCGTGGTATCAGCACAAACGGCGGTAAAGCGAAcgaccaccagcagcagcagcagcagcagcagcgaaacggCGACGGCACGGTGATAGAACCGCCGACCGGCCGCCGGGACGACCCGAGCGGGCGGGGCAACGAGAAGGACCAGCTGCTGATGCGCATGGGCAAATGTTCGCAGCTGTTCGAGGAGAACTACTGCCTGAACGGTGGCAAATGCTACAACTTCACGATCGCCAACTCGACCATGCCGACGTGCGAGTGCGCGGACGGCTTCATGGGTGAACGATGTGAGTCAAAGTACCTGGATGGGACCTACCTGAGCATGCGCAAGCCGAAGATACACATCGAAACGGCGAGCATGTATTACGGGGCATTTCTTGCCATGATGGTAGTGCTGGCTGTGTTCTACTATCTGCACTGGCTCAACCATTGCCGCTAG
- the LOC120905521 gene encoding uncharacterized protein LOC120905521, translated as MVDTSGHRMPPDDEVPDGFYEMCDDWAERLRDEKLPFTRLALICKEICNTVGRKAATARYGTIDLAEVQPSPPATLDPAALDTFAPELPPMVVARRLLAHLLDGRKTHSQRKIVAKSYYNVWCQNLLDGASLYTMWGVHDLADPDDNSVALYGMLHSRFLTPLQTVPGLAGMVADRNLALFLSPAAGYTRWFNTASENVLAIARHVGPPGLYGHERPERLWHVALTNLESPYHGAREYMLALLKLLVRDETFAQRTVRPEWAHWSWLDRNKFHLLALLLDRYRWEKLRDALPLSEQQLADGLRLSLRYKHLYAGGQTLVRLLYTNQHMADTVYGLVASIILSEPAAIVQTMVKYWFSFFTPKSYRTVYERLALDAILTSFAQRPGPTDGDTLPPYLSSNRYEKLFLLVYLFRQQVQSSGVLQPLLVQLCALAETLQPLAPATLDLLICSLGHYLVACGATGRIDTLQHMVALTRHVQCAMEAPGQMATCRTCVTVCQRLLTHIATTHQEQHRSFPLDAQAHLAKFMSYDMYDRYLLPAGSTPLDYQPTVTALRLFAAFVEQCFEFPATSPYVLQIRADGAVRWIGPLLPATLPLPELGASFRSMVYGLQHLLRSDFDDIRAITLTMLYNRAGAFCYDPRLQSQLATVHSGAAATPDAPDQVRTTVRLLLNVTLARLAAALDDHERDFYASVLAAEEDNPSGQLHRLIERCTEVCFGFAGPAGGSSVLGGDDLLDAHCCLDTVCAFMLRSLSPTTPLADQCIVQTNFRQLDRCLERLLNQSDVWRRTRTVADDAEEAGSSDCLQVSLAKRKIQVALWKTLRALAIFFEQHAIRIMDRQVRSAGEQLDVFRHELASLVAIMVSCCHRGAIEATGLSLSRVVRHAVQLKEQDPTLHRAVKQVYCRWRDYAPASPDDFRENRGLIWMRHCFLRHDTTDLREGSLLRDLLHHKLKLGECALYHERGGQRVTVEVLWLHQLNLIARETALNESILPHLDELLIVALSHIRVTRWCVRNAALQLYASCAQKLTGQGQQQCDPGADWPPAYTAFEEVACKATRTIRYMIRQLDGMLPAPTNGYRRSKRRTQPDHCPTIPFQLLVLQFLSKLEYRGYGQHHHPEPVAPSSTTPCPPHLEMVGKVRAILWQLLGHEHDLVRKLAARCFAQLHDYATELPALLDPLVHELFSTRGSVNFRHGLCRAVLACVQRYVTLCRHVQRDETDRASQRTATLQRVREMVSRHWHHETGGAPFRYRTELLGLLRYLGFARDSPVLEALVLNRTAPNAFGQAVLVMQLNQLYGGAACTVSPAGVVSIDQTVVDTGEPCAQSTALPYEISLEWDRELDALEAAEDD; from the exons ATGGTGGACACGAGCGGCCACCGAATGCCGCCCGACGACGAGGTGCCGGATGGCTTTTACGAGATGTGCGACGACTGGGCCGAGCGGCTTAGGGACGAGAAGCTGCCATTCACCCGGCTGGCGCTCATCTGCAAG GAAATCTGCAACACCGTGGGTCGGAAGGCTGCCACCGCCCGGTACGGCACGATCGACCTGGCCGAGGTGCAACCGAGCCCACCGGCGACGCTCGATCCGGCCGCGCTCGACACGTTTGCGCCCGAGCTGCCGCCCATGGTCGTGGCGCGGCGGCTGCTGGCCCACCTGCTCGACGGGAGGAAAACGCACAGCCAGCGGAAGATCGTGGCCAAATCGTACTACAACGTCTGGTGCCAGAATCTGCTCGACGGCGCCTCGCTCTACACGATGTGGGGCGTGCACGATCTCGCCGACCCGGACGACAACAGTGTCGCGCTGTACGGCATGCTGCACTCGCGGTTCCTCACGCCGCTACAAACCGTACCGGGGCTGGCGGGCATGGTGGCGGACCGCAATCTGGCCCTGTTTCTGTCGCCGGCGGCCGGCTACACCCGCTGGTTCAACACCGCGTCCGAGAACGTGCTGGCGATCGCGCGGCACGTGGGCCCGCCCGGCCTGTACGGGCACGAGCGGCCCGAACGGCTGTGGCACGTGGCGCTCACCAACCTCGAGTCGCCGTACCATGGGGCGCGCGAGTACATGCTGgcgctgctgaagctgctcgTGCGGGACGAAACGTTCGCGCAGCGCACCGTGCGGCCCGAGTGGGCCCACTGGTCCTGGCTGGATCGGAACAAGTTTCACCTGCTCGCCCTGCTACTCGATCGCTACAGGTGGGAGAAGCTGCGGGATGCGTTGCCGCTCTCGGAGCAGCAGCTCGCCGACGGGCTGCGGCTCTCGCTGCGCTACAAGCATCTGTACGCGGGCGGGCAGACGCTGGTGCGGCTGCTCTACACCAACCAGCACATGGCCGACACCGTGTACGGGCTGGTCGCGAGCATCATCCTGTCCGAGCCGGCCGCGATCGTGCAGACGATGGTCAAGTATTGGTTCAGCTTCTTCACCCCGAAATCGTACCGCACCGTGTACGAACGGCTGGCGCTCGACGCAATCCTCACCTCCTTCGCGCAACGTCCCGGGCCGACCGACGGAGACACGCTGCCACCGTACCTCTCCTCCAACCGGTACGAGAAGCTGTTCCTGCTAGTGTACCTCTTCCGCCAGCAGGTGCAGTCGAGCGGCGTGCTGCAACCGCTGCTGGTGCAGCTGTGTGCGCTCGCCGAAACGCTGCAGCCGCTGGCGCCGGCCACACTCGACCTGCTGATCTGCTCGCTCGGCCACTATCTGGTCGCTTGCGGGGCGACGGGCCGCATCGACACGCTCCAGCACATGGTCGCGCTGACGCGCCACGTCCAGTGCGCGATGGAAGCGCCCGGCCAGATGGCCACCTGCCGCACGTGCGTCACCGTCTGCCAGCGGCTGCTCACACATATCGCCACCACGCACCAGGAGCAGCACCGATCCTTCCCGCTCGACGCGCAAGCACACCTGGCCAAGTTCATGTCGTACGACATGTACGATCGCTACCTGCTGCCCGCCGGCTCGACCCCGCTCGACTACCAGCCGACCGTGACGGCGCTCCGGCTCTTTGCCGCCTTCGTCGAGCAGTGCTTCGAGTTTCCCGCCACCAGCCCGTACGTGCTGCAGATCCGCGCGGACGGGGCGGTTCGCTGGATCGGTCCACTGCTGCCCGCCACACTGCCACTGCCCGAGCTCGGCGCTTCCTTCCGCTCCATGGTGTACGGGCTGCAGCATCTGCTGCGCAGCGACTTCGACGACATACGCGCGATCACGCTCACCATGCTGTACAATCGGGCCGGCGCGTTCTGCTACGATCCGCGGCTCCAGAGCCAGCTGGCCACGGTGCACTCGGGGGCGGCAGCGACACCGGACGCCCCGGACCAGGTACGCACCAcggtgcggctgctgctgaacgTGACACTCGCGCGGCTTGCGGCCGCCCTGGATGACCACGAGCGCGACTTTTACGCGTCCGTGCTCGCGGCGGAGGAGGATAACCCGTCCGGCCAGCTGCACCGGCTGATCGAGCGCTGCACGGAGGTGTGTTTCGGGTTTGCGGGACCGGCTGGCGGTTCCTCCGTGCTGGGCGGGGACGACCTGCTCGATGCGCACTGCTGCCTGGACACGGTGTGCGCCTTCATGCTGCGGTCGCTCAGTCCCACGACGCCGCTCGCCGACCAGTGCATCGTACAGACGAACTTCCGGCAGCTCGACCGATGCCTGGAGCGGCTGCTGAACCAGTCGGACGTGTGGCGCCGGACGCGGACGGTGGCCGATGACGCCGAGGAGGCTGGATCGTCCGACTGCTTGCAGGTTTCCCTCGCCAAGCGGAAGATCCAGGTCGCGCTGTGGAAAACATTACGC GCGCTGGCCATCTTTTTCGAGCAGCACGCGATCCGGATAATGGACCGGCAGGTCCGGTCAGCCGGCGAGCAGCTGGACGTCTTCCGCCACGAGCTGGCATCGTTGGTCGCGATCATGGTGAGCTGCTGCCACCGGGGCGCAATCGAGGCGACCGGGCTCAGCCTCAGCCGGGTCGTGCGGCACGCGGTGCAGCTGAAGGAGCAGGACCCGACGCTGCACCGGGCGGTGAAGCAGGTGTACTGCCGGTGGCGCGACTACGCACCGGCCAGTCCGGACGACTTCCGGGAGAACCGGGGGCTGATCTGGATGCGGCACTGCTTCCTGCGCCACGACACGACCGACCTGCGGGAGGGTTCGCTGCTGCGCGACCTGCTCCACCACAAGCTGAAGCTCGGCGAGTGTGCGCTTTACCACGAGCGGGGCGGTCAGCGCGTCACGGTGGAGGTGCTGTGGCTGCACCAGCTCAATCTGATCGCGCGCGAAACCGCCCTGAACGAGTCGATCCTGCCCCACCTGGACGAGCTGCTGATCGTGGCGCTCAGCCACATCCGCGTGACGCGTTGGTGCGTGCGCAATGCGGCCCTGCAGCTGTACGCGTCCTGCGCCCAGAAGCTGACCGGGCAGGGCCAGCAGCAGTGCGATCCGGGCGCCGACTGGCCGCCGGCCTACACCGCGTTCGAGGAGGTGGCCTGCAAGGCGACCCGCACCATCCGCTACATGATCCGCCAGCTGGACGGGATGCTGCCGGCGCCGACAAACGGGTACCGGcgcagcaagcgacgaacgcaGCCCGACCACTGCCCGACCATACCGTTCCAGCTGCTGGTGCTCCAGTTCCTGTCCAAGCTGGAGTACCGCGGGTACGGCCAGCATCACCACCCGGAGCCGGTCGCACCATCCAGCACCACACCCTGCCCGCCGCACCTCGAAATGGTGGGCAAGGTGCGCGCGATTCTGTGGCAGCTGTTGGGCCACGAGCACGATCTGGTGCGCAAGCTGGCCGCCCGCTGCTTCGCCCAGCTGCACGACTACGCCACCGAGCTGCCGGCCCTGCTCGACCCGCTCGTGCACGAGCTGTTCAGTACGCGCGGCAGCGTCAACTTTCGCCACGGTCTGTGCCGGGCGGTGCTGGCCTGCGTGCAGCGCTACGTCACGCTGTGCCGCCACGTGCAGCGGGACGAGACGGACCGAGCGAGCCAGCGCACGGCCACACTGCAGCGCGTCCGGGAGATGGTGTCGCGGCACTGGCACCACGAGACGGGCGGCGCACCGTTTCGCTACCGGACCGAGCTGCTCGGGCTGCTGCGCTATCTCGGGTTCGCGCGCGACAGTCCCGTGCTCGAGGCGCTCGTGCTCAACCGCACCGCGCCGAACGCGTTCGGGCAGGCCGTGCTTGTGATGCAGCTGAACCAGCTGTACGGCGGGGCCGCCTGCACGGTATCGCCTGCCGGCGTCGTGTCGATCGACCAGACGGTGGTCGATACCGGCGAACCGTGCGCCCAGTCCACCGCGCTGCCGTACGAAATCAGCCTGGAATGGGACCGTGAGCTGGATGCGCTCGAGGCGGCCGAGGACGACTGA